A stretch of Megalobrama amblycephala isolate DHTTF-2021 linkage group LG14, ASM1881202v1, whole genome shotgun sequence DNA encodes these proteins:
- the socs2 gene encoding suppressor of cytokine signaling 2 — MTCHSSDSTESIENERRSQTETQVTESEQSRIATAMRDLKNTGWYWGSLTANEAKEILQDTSEGTFLVRDSSQRDYLFTISAMTSAGPTNLRIEYKDGKFKLDSVVLVKPKLKQFDSVVHLVEHYVQLSRTSCKGRTTPLAPSNGSVQLLLTTPVYTATPSLQHLCRIAINKTTRRVQELPLPNRLKDYLTDYTYNV; from the exons ATGACCTGTCACTCATCCGACTCCACGGAAAGCATCGAGAATGAAAGGAGATCGCAAACTGAAACACAAGTCACGGAGTCCGAACAGAGTCGCATTGCCACTGCCATGAGAGACCTTAAAAACACCG GCTGGTATTGGGGCAGCCTGACAGCCAATGAAGCCAAGGAGATCCTGCAGGACACGTCGGAGGGCACGTTTCTGGTCCGGGACAGCTCTCAGAGGGACTACCTCTTCACCATCTCCGCCATGACATCTGCGGGACCAACCAATCTGCGTATCGAATACAAGGATGGCAAGTTCAAGCTGGACTCCGTGGTGCTGGTCAAGCCCAAACTCAAGCAGTTCGACAGCGTCGTCCATCTTGTGGAGCACTACGTGCAGCTGTCCCGGACGTCTTGTAAGGGCAGGACTACCCCTCTCGCCCCGTCCAACGGCTCTGTGCAGCTGCTGCTCACGACTCCGGTGTACACAGCCACACCGTCTCTGCAGCACCTGTGTCGTATTGCCATCAATAAAACCACACGGCGTGTACAAGAACTTCCTTTGCCTAACCGGCTGAAGGATTACCTGACAGACTACACCTATAATGTATAG